One Dehalococcoidia bacterium DNA window includes the following coding sequences:
- the gatA gene encoding Asp-tRNA(Asn)/Glu-tRNA(Gln) amidotransferase subunit GatA: MLNLNQLTIHEAHRLLKSRQISSVELTQAVLNKINQVEDKLHAFVTVTADLALSQAQKADQRLKNGEATPLTGIPAIIKDNMCTKGTRTTCSSKMLQNFIPPYDATVVEMLNSQDIVMVGKGNLDEFAMGSSTENSAFYPSRNPWDPDRVPGGSSGGSAAGVSADETIFALGSDTGGSIRQPASFCSVVGFKPTYGRVSRYGLIAFASSLDQIGPLTKDVTDAALVMNAISGHDPRDSTSVPQPVPDYTKSLIPDLKGLRMGVPKEYFVEGMQPGVEQAIRTAIGKLKQLGAIIEETSLPSTKYALAVYYIIAPSEASANLARYNGVKYGYSFQNTASMWEALGKTRQYGFGPEVKRRIMLGTYALSSGYYDAYYLKAQKVRTLIRQEFDQAFEHFDALVTP; this comes from the coding sequence ATGTTGAATCTGAATCAACTGACCATCCATGAAGCGCACCGGCTGCTCAAAAGCCGGCAAATCTCTTCGGTTGAACTGACCCAGGCGGTGCTCAATAAGATCAACCAGGTGGAGGACAAACTCCACGCCTTTGTCACCGTCACCGCCGACCTGGCCTTGAGCCAGGCTCAAAAGGCCGATCAGCGGCTCAAGAACGGGGAGGCCACACCTTTGACCGGCATACCAGCGATCATCAAAGACAACATGTGCACCAAAGGCACTCGCACCACCTGTTCTTCGAAGATGCTTCAAAATTTTATTCCGCCTTATGATGCCACAGTTGTGGAGATGCTCAATTCCCAAGACATCGTCATGGTGGGCAAGGGAAACCTGGATGAGTTCGCTATGGGGTCTTCCACCGAGAACTCTGCCTTCTATCCCTCCAGAAACCCCTGGGATCCGGATCGAGTGCCCGGAGGATCGAGCGGAGGATCGGCGGCAGGCGTGTCTGCAGATGAAACAATATTCGCCCTCGGCTCCGATACCGGAGGCAGCATCCGCCAACCGGCCAGCTTCTGCAGCGTTGTTGGGTTCAAGCCAACCTATGGACGCGTGAGCCGCTATGGGCTGATTGCTTTCGCCAGCTCCCTGGATCAGATCGGCCCGCTCACCAAAGATGTCACCGATGCGGCACTAGTGATGAATGCCATCTCCGGCCACGATCCAAGGGATTCGACTTCAGTCCCGCAACCCGTGCCCGACTACACCAAGTCGCTGATTCCCGATCTCAAAGGTCTTCGCATGGGGGTGCCGAAGGAGTATTTCGTCGAAGGAATGCAGCCGGGCGTAGAGCAGGCGATTCGAACCGCCATCGGCAAACTCAAGCAATTAGGGGCCATCATCGAGGAGACTTCCCTTCCCAGCACCAAATACGCTCTGGCCGTCTACTATATCATCGCTCCTTCGGAAGCCTCGGCAAACCTGGCCCGATACAACGGCGTCAAGTACGGATACTCCTTCCAGAATACCGCGAGTATGTGGGAAGCGCTGGGAAAAACCCGGCAATATGGCTTCGGTCCTGAGGTCAAACGGCGCATCATGCTGGGCACCTATGCGCTTTCCTCCGGCTACTATGACGCCTACTATCTGAAGGCGCAAAAGGTTCGCACGCTGATCCGGCAGGAATTCGACCAAGCCTTTGAGCATTTCGACGCGTTGGTCACGCC
- the gatC gene encoding Asp-tRNA(Asn)/Glu-tRNA(Gln) amidotransferase subunit GatC yields MKLSHEEVRRIALLARVGLSEEETEKLTTQLSVILQNFEILQEVDTSNVPPTAHVIAIDNTMREDKAAPSFLQKEILANAPQAEEGFFRIKAVLE; encoded by the coding sequence ATGAAACTAAGCCATGAAGAAGTAAGACGCATTGCCCTCCTGGCCAGGGTGGGCTTGAGTGAGGAAGAGACGGAAAAACTCACAACGCAGCTCTCCGTCATCCTGCAGAATTTTGAGATTCTGCAGGAAGTGGATACCAGCAATGTTCCACCCACCGCTCATGTCATTGCAATAGATAACACCATGCGCGAAGACAAAGCCGCCCCTTCCTTTCTTCAGAAAGAAATATTAGCCAATGCGCCTCAAGCGGAAGAGGGATTTTTCAGAATTAAGGCGGTGCTGGAATAA
- the ahcY gene encoding adenosylhomocysteinase gives MGDYKVKDISLADWGRKEIQIAEHEMPGLMALRDKYGKEKPLSGARISGSLHMTIQTAVLIETLQQLGADVRWASCNIFSTQDHAAAAIAKAGTPVYAWKGESLAEYWDCTFKALSFPRGKGPNLIVDDGGDATLMMHLGYQAEDDPSILDQKAGSEDEHELYLCLKSIMAKKKGLFHKWVKEWKGVSEETTTGVHRLCQMTERCELLVPAFNVNDSVTKSKFDNLYGCRESLADGIKRATDVMVAGKNVVICGYGDVGKGCAKSMRGFGARVIITEIDPICALQALMEGYEVTTLEDALHEGDIYVTATGNKDVITAKHMSKMKNQAIVCNIGHFDSEIQVAKLNAWPGIMKEEIKPQVDRYTFKDGHQIFILAEGRLVNLGCATGHPSFVMSNSFSNQVLAQLDLWKNDYQIGVYRLPKALDEEVARLHVEKLGGKLTKLTKEQADYLGYPVEGPFKPEHYRY, from the coding sequence ATGGGGGATTACAAAGTGAAGGATATTTCCCTGGCCGACTGGGGGAGAAAAGAAATCCAGATCGCGGAACACGAGATGCCCGGCTTGATGGCCCTTCGCGATAAGTACGGCAAGGAAAAGCCCCTTTCCGGTGCTCGCATCTCCGGTTCGCTGCATATGACCATCCAGACGGCGGTGCTCATCGAGACATTGCAGCAGCTCGGCGCCGATGTCCGCTGGGCGTCGTGCAATATTTTTTCCACTCAGGATCACGCAGCAGCAGCCATTGCCAAAGCGGGGACGCCGGTGTATGCCTGGAAAGGAGAATCCCTGGCCGAATACTGGGACTGCACCTTCAAAGCGCTCTCCTTCCCCAGAGGAAAAGGGCCCAATCTCATCGTCGATGACGGCGGCGACGCCACGCTGATGATGCACCTGGGATATCAGGCGGAGGACGATCCTTCGATCTTGGACCAGAAAGCAGGCTCGGAAGACGAGCACGAACTCTACCTCTGTCTCAAGAGTATCATGGCTAAAAAAAAGGGGCTCTTTCACAAGTGGGTGAAGGAATGGAAAGGCGTTTCGGAAGAGACCACCACCGGCGTGCATCGTCTGTGCCAGATGACGGAGCGATGCGAACTGCTGGTTCCGGCCTTCAATGTGAACGATTCCGTCACCAAGTCAAAATTCGATAACCTCTACGGCTGCCGCGAATCGCTGGCCGACGGGATCAAGCGGGCCACCGATGTTATGGTTGCCGGAAAGAACGTTGTGATCTGCGGTTACGGCGACGTGGGCAAAGGCTGCGCCAAATCGATGCGCGGCTTTGGCGCTCGCGTGATAATCACCGAGATCGATCCCATTTGCGCCCTGCAGGCGCTCATGGAAGGATATGAAGTCACCACTCTGGAAGATGCCCTTCATGAAGGCGATATCTATGTGACCGCCACAGGGAATAAGGATGTGATCACCGCCAAACACATGTCCAAGATGAAAAACCAGGCAATCGTTTGCAACATCGGCCATTTCGACAGCGAGATTCAGGTGGCCAAACTCAATGCCTGGCCCGGGATCATGAAAGAGGAAATCAAGCCGCAGGTGGATCGCTACACCTTCAAGGACGGCCATCAGATTTTCATTCTGGCTGAAGGCAGGCTGGTGAACCTCGGCTGCGCCACCGGTCATCCCTCCTTTGTGATGTCCAACTCCTTTTCCAACCAGGTTCTGGCCCAGCTGGATCTCTGGAAGAACGATTACCAGATCGGCGTCTATCGGCTTCCCAAGGCGCTCGATGAAGAAGTGGCCCGCCTTCATGTGGAAAAACTGGGCGGCAAGCTGACCAAGCTGACCAAAGAGCAGGCCGACTATCTCGGCTATCCGGTCGAAGGGCCATTCAAGCCGGAACACTACCGGTATTAG
- a CDS encoding GNAT family N-acetyltransferase has translation MKRQPSKQESEKTNGANSPSVVVKRIADKSKILSYLERERTYSASAIAHLEPSLADVSEWMIATHMDDFALCLISKSTSPTYVFTLGKASMLDSLLSSMRLPSNAFITCQPQNLNIIEKYYEISQRLVLKRMVVTRDNFKPTPEDATRLRSGHIKELNGLYKSHGNSVFFADQIRRGVYYGIWRDGQLAAAAGTHIISPTHGIAYVGNVLTHSSYRNQGLATTCTSAVTEDLFDYCTEVVLNVEPNNVPAIRAYASLGYKDDCMIIEAFGRRQRLVGSIITNLLRKFRMDAKHQEGVKADGGLQSEGYFPGRLGEKRNPDRGTRDARLDGPSR, from the coding sequence ATGAAACGCCAGCCATCCAAACAGGAATCAGAGAAGACGAACGGTGCGAACAGTCCCTCCGTAGTTGTGAAGAGAATAGCCGATAAATCGAAGATTCTCTCCTACCTGGAACGGGAACGCACTTACTCAGCATCGGCCATTGCCCATCTGGAGCCAAGTCTGGCAGATGTCTCGGAATGGATGATCGCCACCCACATGGATGACTTCGCCTTGTGTTTGATCTCCAAAAGCACCTCTCCAACCTACGTATTCACCCTGGGGAAGGCATCGATGCTGGATTCTCTTCTCAGCTCAATGCGTCTTCCCTCCAACGCTTTCATCACCTGCCAGCCTCAGAATCTGAATATCATCGAAAAATACTACGAGATCAGCCAGCGCCTGGTCCTCAAGAGAATGGTGGTTACGCGAGATAATTTTAAACCCACTCCCGAGGATGCGACTAGACTGAGATCAGGTCACATCAAAGAGTTGAACGGATTGTATAAGTCACATGGTAATAGTGTCTTCTTTGCCGACCAGATCAGAAGGGGCGTGTACTACGGCATCTGGCGTGATGGACAGCTTGCTGCCGCCGCCGGAACCCATATTATCTCTCCTACACACGGCATCGCCTATGTGGGGAATGTGCTCACTCACTCTTCATATCGGAATCAGGGACTGGCAACTACCTGTACCAGCGCCGTCACAGAAGACCTCTTCGACTACTGCACCGAAGTGGTCCTCAATGTAGAGCCTAATAATGTGCCCGCCATACGAGCCTACGCGAGTCTGGGATACAAAGATGACTGTATGATCATCGAGGCATTTGGACGACGGCAGAGATTGGTCGGTTCCATTATCACTAACCTGTTGCGGAAATTCAGAATGGATGCCAAACATCAGGAGGGGGTAAAAGCAGATGGGGGATTACAAAGTGAAGGATATTTCCCTGGCCGACTGGGGGAGAAAAGAAATCCAGATCGCGGAACACGAGATGCCCGGCTTGATGGCCCTTCGCGATAA
- a CDS encoding ATP-binding protein — MERNEMREPFTPFVQDNLEPEIILITCGLPASAKSGIAEEVQRITGYPIISTDWLRHDVLKGEDVFDPDVASDPAKRRKVYAEVFRRANRAAAREKGVIIDATFITQALRRQAAEIAAKNNRPFVIMQTVCPQEVCLARIARRTRSGRESNAITEQAYFDNKARFEEVDLDDLKRLHPNLNILHCLVDTQNDSPGNWYVIDTRRK; from the coding sequence ATGGAGCGCAATGAGATGAGAGAGCCCTTCACGCCATTCGTACAAGACAATCTGGAGCCCGAGATCATCCTCATCACCTGCGGCCTTCCTGCCAGCGCCAAGAGTGGAATCGCCGAAGAAGTTCAAAGGATCACCGGCTATCCGATCATCAGTACCGACTGGCTGAGACATGACGTACTCAAAGGGGAAGACGTTTTTGACCCGGATGTTGCCTCAGACCCAGCCAAGCGCCGGAAAGTGTACGCCGAAGTATTCCGCCGGGCCAATCGTGCCGCAGCAAGGGAAAAAGGGGTCATCATCGATGCCACCTTCATCACCCAGGCATTGCGTCGGCAGGCCGCAGAGATTGCCGCCAAAAACAATCGGCCGTTTGTCATCATGCAGACCGTCTGCCCTCAGGAGGTTTGCCTGGCGCGGATTGCCAGGCGAACCAGGAGTGGCCGCGAGTCGAATGCCATCACCGAGCAGGCCTATTTTGATAACAAGGCCCGGTTCGAGGAGGTCGATCTTGATGATCTCAAAAGGCTGCATCCCAATTTGAATATCCTGCACTGTCTGGTCGATACCCAGAACGACTCTCCCGGCAACTGGTATGTCATCGATACCAGAAGAAAATGA
- a CDS encoding methionine synthase encodes MEHKTFKPGGLATAIGSMPHVDPLEACSIVLANLKEIPVWPQLPNRSPLEEMYAQFSEGFPGAALKNDQVYVDRSGDLSAPLEELYSAYLSNDLDSYAISPKHAAGLHEFLRLKPKPGFAVKGQVTGPITFGLATTDQNRQPILYDETLADALAKHLRLKAAWQERELAKLSPHTIIFVDEPYLVSLGSAFVALSENTVITLIDEVLDGISGLKGIHCCGNTDWSTVMKTSIDILNFDAYAYGESLALYPGDLKAFLDRGGILAWGIVPSDEKSLSGETAPRLAERLQKLMRSLAAKGIRYDILVEQCLITPSCGLATLSAEAASRALELTSEVSREFRHSHGLI; translated from the coding sequence TTGGAACACAAAACATTCAAACCCGGAGGCCTGGCCACCGCCATCGGCAGCATGCCGCACGTTGATCCTCTTGAGGCGTGCTCGATCGTGCTGGCCAATCTGAAAGAGATCCCGGTGTGGCCCCAGTTGCCCAATCGCTCACCGCTGGAAGAAATGTACGCTCAATTCAGCGAGGGCTTCCCGGGAGCGGCCCTGAAAAACGATCAAGTCTACGTGGATCGATCGGGCGACCTTTCCGCACCGCTGGAAGAACTCTATTCGGCCTATCTGTCCAACGACTTGGACAGCTATGCCATCAGCCCGAAACATGCAGCCGGACTTCACGAGTTCCTGAGGCTAAAACCGAAGCCCGGTTTTGCCGTAAAGGGCCAAGTGACCGGGCCGATCACCTTCGGGCTGGCCACCACCGATCAGAATCGCCAACCGATCCTCTACGATGAAACCCTCGCCGATGCTCTCGCCAAACATCTCAGACTTAAGGCAGCCTGGCAGGAGAGGGAACTGGCCAAACTTTCGCCCCATACCATCATCTTCGTAGACGAGCCCTATCTGGTTTCACTGGGATCAGCCTTCGTGGCGTTATCCGAAAATACAGTGATCACGCTCATCGATGAGGTACTGGACGGAATCAGCGGGCTGAAGGGTATTCATTGCTGCGGCAATACCGACTGGTCTACAGTCATGAAAACCTCCATCGATATCCTCAATTTCGATGCCTACGCCTACGGAGAATCGCTGGCGCTTTATCCCGGGGATTTGAAAGCCTTCCTTGACCGGGGAGGAATCCTGGCGTGGGGAATCGTGCCCAGCGACGAAAAGAGCCTCTCCGGAGAAACAGCGCCCCGTCTGGCAGAACGGCTACAGAAACTAATGAGATCGCTTGCAGCCAAGGGCATCCGTTATGATATACTGGTGGAGCAATGTCTAATCACGCCATCTTGCGGCCTGGCCACACTCTCTGCCGAAGCCGCATCCAGAGCCCTGGAGTTAACCTCTGAGGTCTCGCGGGAGTTCAGACATTCGCACGGTCTGATTTGA
- the mtnP gene encoding S-methyl-5'-thioadenosine phosphorylase produces the protein MPQAKIGVIGGTGLYEIEGMKNVQEVKAKTPFGEPSDSIVVGTLEGTNIAFLPRHGRGHRISPSELPARANIYALKSLGVEYIIAINSCGSFKEDLKPRDLVIPNQIIDRTRGRQSTFFDNGIVAHIAFSQPFCPALSQILYLSAKEVGADVHQGGTFIAMEGPQFSTKAESRLYKSWGADIIGMTVLPEAKLAREAEICYACVACVTDYDSWHDQLEPVRVEDILNILSQNIEAAKGIIRIAASHIPVKRDCECSSALSTAIMTTPDLIPAKTRKNLELLIGKYVK, from the coding sequence ATGCCACAAGCGAAGATCGGAGTGATCGGGGGAACGGGACTTTATGAGATCGAAGGGATGAAGAACGTTCAGGAAGTGAAGGCCAAGACGCCTTTCGGCGAGCCGAGCGACTCTATTGTTGTCGGCACTCTGGAAGGGACCAATATCGCCTTTCTTCCCCGCCACGGCCGGGGACATCGGATCAGCCCGTCCGAACTGCCGGCACGGGCCAATATCTACGCGCTGAAATCGCTGGGCGTGGAGTACATCATCGCCATCAACTCCTGCGGCAGCTTCAAAGAGGACCTTAAACCTCGCGACCTCGTAATCCCGAACCAGATCATCGACCGCACCCGGGGCCGCCAGAGCACCTTCTTCGATAACGGCATCGTGGCGCATATTGCCTTCTCCCAACCTTTCTGTCCGGCGCTCAGCCAGATCCTTTATCTCTCGGCCAAAGAGGTGGGCGCTGACGTTCACCAGGGCGGCACCTTCATCGCTATGGAAGGCCCGCAGTTTTCCACCAAAGCAGAATCGCGTCTCTATAAATCGTGGGGGGCCGATATCATCGGGATGACGGTATTGCCGGAGGCCAAGCTCGCCCGGGAAGCGGAGATCTGCTATGCTTGTGTGGCCTGCGTCACCGATTACGATTCCTGGCACGACCAGCTGGAGCCGGTGCGGGTCGAGGATATCCTCAACATCCTTTCCCAGAACATTGAAGCCGCCAAGGGCATCATCAGAATTGCCGCCAGCCACATTCCCGTCAAACGGGATTGTGAATGCTCCAGCGCGCTCTCAACAGCCATCATGACCACGCCGGACCTGATTCCCGCCAAGACCAGGAAGAACCTGGAATTGCTGATTGGAAAATATGTGAAGTGA
- the mtnA gene encoding S-methyl-5-thioribose-1-phosphate isomerase, with protein sequence MKIIEWQGSKIRLLDQTRLPSEVVFLDITDYSQMCEAIKSLRVRGAPAIGVAAAYGLALGALGIKARSKEDFLHDLDQISQNLAATRPTAVNLFWALKRMKQVAQTGSSISAIQSALVEEAKRIEQETEESDRRIGQFGAEFIHDGFTTLTHCNAGALATAGYGTALGVIKAAHEQGKNIQVFADETRPLLQGARITAWELMQEKIPVTLITDNMAGYLMNKGKIDCVIVGADRITASGDVANKIGTYSVAVLAKEHKVPFYVAAPMSTIDFSLKSGDQIPIEERNPDEVTHIGGVRIAPEGVKVFNPAFDVTPHRYISAIITEQGVAHKPYHRSLKGLSTLTQPFPSK encoded by the coding sequence ATGAAAATCATCGAATGGCAAGGATCAAAAATCAGACTCCTGGACCAGACCCGACTTCCTTCAGAAGTCGTCTTTCTGGACATCACCGATTATTCCCAGATGTGCGAAGCGATCAAGTCGCTGCGCGTGCGGGGAGCACCGGCCATCGGCGTGGCGGCGGCTTATGGACTGGCGCTGGGAGCGCTCGGAATAAAGGCCCGATCAAAAGAGGATTTTCTCCACGATCTGGACCAGATTTCACAGAACCTGGCAGCCACCCGACCCACTGCCGTCAACCTCTTCTGGGCTTTAAAGCGAATGAAACAGGTAGCCCAGACAGGCTCCAGCATTTCGGCCATCCAGTCTGCTCTGGTGGAAGAAGCCAAGCGCATTGAGCAGGAGACGGAGGAGTCGGACCGGCGCATCGGGCAGTTCGGTGCCGAGTTTATCCATGATGGTTTCACCACCCTGACCCACTGTAACGCCGGAGCGCTAGCGACAGCTGGGTATGGCACCGCACTGGGAGTGATCAAAGCCGCCCACGAACAGGGCAAAAACATCCAGGTCTTCGCCGATGAAACCCGCCCTCTGCTTCAGGGGGCTCGAATTACGGCCTGGGAGCTGATGCAGGAGAAAATCCCGGTAACCCTCATCACCGACAACATGGCAGGGTATCTGATGAACAAAGGGAAGATCGACTGCGTGATCGTCGGCGCTGACCGGATCACCGCCAGCGGCGACGTAGCCAATAAGATCGGCACCTACAGTGTTGCCGTTTTGGCCAAGGAACACAAAGTCCCCTTCTACGTGGCGGCTCCCATGAGCACCATCGACTTCTCCCTCAAATCAGGCGACCAGATTCCCATTGAGGAGCGGAACCCTGATGAAGTCACTCACATAGGTGGCGTCCGCATCGCGCCAGAAGGAGTGAAAGTGTTCAATCCAGCCTTCGACGTGACGCCGCATCGATACATATCTGCTATAATCACAGAACAGGGCGTGGCGCACAAGCCTTACCACCGGAGTTTGAAGGGATTATCCACCCTCACCCAGCCTTTCCCATCAAAGTAG
- a CDS encoding YDG/SRA domain-containing protein, whose product MKPGDIVSYLEMCTEECVNLQRGMNYHLRGNVSVVLMSLREGAPYADRIEENGRVLVYEGHDISRSREGPDPKAADQPMTNPSGTLTQNGLFYQVAVKHKEGHTAETVRVYEKIRSGIWSYNGLFRLVDAWQELSNTRRVFKFKLEIIDEPNLSAETRDIEQSRLIPSSVKLEVWKRDNGRCVLCASEDNLHFDHIIPYSKGGSSLVAKNIQLLCVRHNLAKRDKIE is encoded by the coding sequence TTGAAGCCCGGAGATATTGTCTCGTACTTGGAAATGTGCACAGAGGAGTGTGTTAATCTCCAGCGAGGGATGAATTATCATTTGAGAGGAAATGTGAGCGTCGTCCTGATGAGCTTGAGAGAGGGCGCTCCTTATGCAGACCGGATTGAAGAAAACGGTCGAGTTTTAGTCTATGAGGGACACGACATTTCCAGGTCGAGAGAGGGACCCGATCCTAAAGCTGCCGATCAACCGATGACAAATCCCAGTGGCACATTAACCCAAAACGGCTTGTTTTACCAGGTAGCGGTTAAACATAAAGAGGGACATACGGCTGAGACTGTAAGGGTCTATGAAAAAATTCGCTCCGGGATATGGTCCTACAATGGCTTGTTCAGATTGGTTGACGCCTGGCAGGAACTGAGCAACACTCGACGAGTCTTCAAGTTCAAATTGGAGATAATAGATGAGCCGAATCTTTCGGCAGAAACAAGAGATATCGAACAGAGTCGCCTCATCCCTTCATCAGTGAAACTGGAAGTTTGGAAACGAGATAACGGCCGGTGCGTTCTATGCGCGTCAGAAGATAACCTGCACTTTGATCATATTATCCCTTACTCTAAAGGCGGTTCATCTCTGGTGGCCAAGAATATCCAATTGCTTTGCGTGAGGCATAACTTGGCCAAACGAGACAAAATAGAATAG
- the ispG gene encoding flavodoxin-dependent (E)-4-hydroxy-3-methylbut-2-enyl-diphosphate synthase, translating to MIKRRASKAIQVGNVTVGGARNVIVQSMTKTDTRDAKATAEQIKCLAECGCDIVRLAVPDQEAASALATIKKRSAVPLIADIHFDHRLAIASMESGVDQVRFNPGNIKGHENVAAIVHAAKERSIPLRIGVNAGSLQHKRGTDSLANQMAEAVLEQIRLIESLDFDLIEVSLKASDVLTTIEANKAVAERMPYPLHIGVTEAGLPKAGSIKSAVGLGTLLYSGIGDSLRVSLTTRDPCEEIWAGYEILKSLDLRERGPKFVSCPTCGRCEVVSGFYSLAAAIEERLSGMEKPITVAVMGCVVNGPGEAKDADVGLACGKGRGVIFKKGEKVRTVEEADFLSALMEEVEELVG from the coding sequence ATGATCAAGCGCCGCGCTTCCAAGGCCATTCAGGTTGGCAACGTCACCGTGGGTGGCGCAAGGAACGTCATTGTCCAATCGATGACCAAGACGGATACCCGCGATGCCAAAGCCACCGCCGAGCAAATCAAATGTTTGGCTGAGTGCGGCTGCGATATCGTCAGACTGGCCGTCCCTGATCAGGAAGCCGCTTCCGCCCTCGCTACAATCAAAAAGCGTTCTGCCGTCCCCCTGATCGCCGATATTCACTTTGATCACCGTCTGGCGATTGCCTCAATGGAGAGCGGAGTCGATCAGGTCCGGTTCAATCCGGGAAACATCAAGGGCCACGAGAATGTCGCGGCGATTGTCCACGCTGCCAAAGAGCGATCAATACCATTGCGCATCGGAGTGAACGCAGGAAGCCTGCAGCACAAGCGAGGAACGGACAGCTTGGCCAACCAGATGGCTGAGGCTGTGCTGGAGCAGATTCGTTTGATCGAAAGCCTGGATTTCGATCTCATTGAAGTTTCGCTCAAAGCATCTGACGTTTTGACAACCATCGAAGCCAACAAGGCCGTTGCCGAAAGAATGCCCTATCCACTGCACATCGGCGTGACCGAAGCTGGTTTGCCCAAAGCGGGCAGCATTAAAAGCGCCGTCGGATTGGGAACACTCCTCTACTCAGGCATCGGGGACAGCCTGCGCGTCTCCCTCACTACACGCGATCCGTGCGAGGAAATCTGGGCTGGGTACGAGATATTGAAATCGCTGGATCTGCGAGAGCGCGGCCCCAAGTTTGTGAGTTGCCCCACCTGCGGCCGCTGCGAGGTGGTTAGTGGATTCTATTCGCTGGCGGCCGCGATAGAGGAGCGCCTTTCCGGAATGGAAAAGCCCATCACCGTGGCGGTGATGGGCTGCGTGGTCAACGGTCCAGGCGAAGCCAAAGACGCCGATGTGGGGCTGGCCTGCGGCAAGGGGCGGGGGGTGATCTTCAAGAAGGGCGAGAAGGTCCGCACGGTTGAAGAAGCCGATTTCCTGAGCGCGCTGATGGAAGAGGTGGAGGAGTTGGTAGGTTGA
- a CDS encoding M50 family metallopeptidase, translating into MTWLWAIPWFIVTLTFLIFIHEGGHFLTAKWRGVKVEEFGIGFPPRIWGKQHGETLYSINAIPLGGFCKMLGEEDPSETGSLASKSPLTRLLVLSAGSLVMLIFPIILFSIVFMLPHQVVIGTEGIEIGQVVKDSPAYLAGMQKGDEVLSVNGTDVTTLTEFKNITDANLGSEITVVVQRDQQPVELKMIPRENPPAGQGALGIGLGYVKTVTETKSYYPWTAIRLGLEKNKDMYVALKDGFEGWISGDVPFEGGGVIAAGQATTEIAEQGWMSLAIWAGLLSANLGLVNLLPIPALDGGRIVFVVLEILRRGKKVSPQKEALVHLVGFVILIGFMVFLALQDIDRIIQGDSLLR; encoded by the coding sequence ATGACTTGGCTCTGGGCGATTCCCTGGTTCATCGTCACCCTGACCTTCCTCATCTTCATTCATGAGGGAGGGCACTTTCTGACGGCCAAGTGGCGGGGCGTCAAGGTGGAGGAGTTCGGGATCGGGTTTCCGCCTCGCATCTGGGGAAAGCAGCACGGCGAGACACTCTATTCCATCAACGCTATACCGCTGGGCGGCTTCTGCAAAATGCTGGGCGAAGAGGACCCCTCGGAAACGGGCAGCCTGGCAAGCAAAAGTCCCCTTACCCGACTTCTGGTGTTGAGCGCCGGATCGCTGGTGATGCTGATCTTCCCCATTATCCTGTTCAGCATCGTTTTCATGCTTCCGCATCAGGTGGTCATCGGTACCGAAGGGATCGAGATTGGACAGGTAGTAAAGGACTCCCCCGCTTATCTTGCCGGAATGCAGAAGGGCGATGAGGTTTTGAGCGTCAACGGAACAGATGTCACCACACTCACTGAGTTCAAGAACATAACCGACGCCAATCTGGGTTCCGAGATCACTGTGGTTGTTCAACGTGATCAGCAGCCGGTCGAGTTGAAGATGATTCCCAGGGAAAATCCGCCAGCCGGTCAAGGGGCTTTGGGAATCGGCCTGGGATACGTGAAGACAGTCACAGAGACAAAGTCTTACTATCCATGGACAGCTATCCGCCTGGGACTCGAAAAGAACAAGGATATGTATGTGGCGTTGAAAGACGGATTTGAGGGTTGGATTTCCGGCGATGTCCCATTCGAGGGCGGCGGAGTGATCGCTGCCGGGCAGGCGACAACGGAGATCGCGGAGCAAGGCTGGATGTCTCTTGCCATATGGGCCGGTCTGCTGAGCGCCAATCTAGGACTGGTGAATCTTCTGCCCATACCGGCGCTGGATGGCGGCCGGATCGTTTTCGTGGTGCTGGAAATCCTGCGGAGAGGCAAGAAAGTCTCGCCACAAAAAGAAGCATTGGTTCACCTGGTCGGCTTCGTGATCCTTATCGGATTCATGGTATTCCTGGCGCTCCAGGATATCGACCGCATTATTCAGGGCGATAGCCTGCTCCGTTAG